One segment of Paenibacillus sp. FSL R7-0337 DNA contains the following:
- a CDS encoding MarR family transcriptional regulator encodes MEEYMSGLNLVDMISEKHKVLRDKVNQMSGEPLNKTETHILAMLEQHGVLSISEISRLIGISRQGTQKTINNLLAEGYVDTAAKEGNSRDKPIVLTAKGTAACRSMLEIKQNIEAEITARIGREQAELLRTLLTQDWL; translated from the coding sequence ATGGAGGAATATATGAGCGGGTTGAATCTGGTCGATATGATCAGCGAGAAGCATAAGGTGCTGCGCGACAAGGTGAACCAGATGAGCGGCGAGCCGCTGAATAAGACGGAGACGCATATTCTGGCGATGCTGGAGCAGCACGGCGTTCTGTCCATTTCGGAGATCAGCAGGCTGATCGGCATTTCCCGCCAGGGCACGCAAAAGACGATCAACAATCTGCTGGCTGAAGGTTACGTAGATACTGCTGCTAAGGAAGGCAACAGCCGGGACAAGCCTATCGTGCTCACTGCGAAGGGAACAGCGGCTTGTCGGAGTATGCTGGAGATCAAGCAGAATATTGAGGCCGAAATCACGGCCCGGATCGGCAGGGAGCAGGCGGAGCTGCTGCGGACGCTGCTTACACAGGACTGGCTCTGA
- a CDS encoding DUF2798 domain-containing protein — MGSNKKEALIFTSMMCFCMVIFMSFYNVIIANGFNSRLFTDVAVGLLPALAVALFCDIVVVSRIAKGLAFKIVKPSAPQIRKILTISCFMVCGMVILMSLYGTLAHFGFGDNFFRHYFSILGLNFICALPLQLLVAGPLTRFLFSRMFPVRTAAPGV; from the coding sequence ATGGGCAGCAACAAAAAAGAAGCTTTAATTTTCACCAGTATGATGTGTTTTTGCATGGTCATCTTTATGTCTTTTTACAATGTGATTATAGCGAACGGATTCAACAGCAGGCTGTTCACGGATGTGGCTGTGGGCTTACTCCCGGCACTTGCCGTTGCCCTGTTCTGCGATATTGTCGTGGTTAGCAGAATTGCCAAAGGACTGGCCTTCAAAATAGTGAAGCCTTCTGCGCCCCAGATCCGCAAAATACTGACGATCTCATGCTTCATGGTCTGCGGCATGGTCATCCTCATGTCTCTATACGGCACACTAGCACACTTCGGATTCGGGGACAACTTCTTCCGTCATTACTTCTCCATCCTGGGGCTTAATTTCATCTGTGCCCTGCCACTCCAGCTGCTGGTTGCCGGTCCGCTGACCCGCTTCCTGTTCAGCCGGATGTTTCCGGTCCGAACGGCAGCACCGGGCGTCTAA